One region of Triticum aestivum cultivar Chinese Spring chromosome 6B, IWGSC CS RefSeq v2.1, whole genome shotgun sequence genomic DNA includes:
- the LOC123139180 gene encoding pollen-specific leucine-rich repeat extensin-like protein 3 has protein sequence MRESKALKLAFKAAAVEQPASADTLVPKGAVPSKKKQLFTQDKAETNKVPVDEDGSSGATFTIGANLKPEQEEALVKFLHANKEVFAWESDQLAGQHQKICLHPLPPPPSSSQGSAHTPPRPTSLPPRHRPTSLHRAAPPLSSQWRRPTSLHRAAPPPPSLVPSLHLPPSCRTTAPPPCRCPTSHHHAVASPPTTVPHHHLPSCIVAPLPTTAPHPPPRATTPPPTTTPHQELPPPRRPPRPPRRIRAAPAIPRPTDDGSELLLYMPPPNPMLFISMYPPDPVSPRPFRWLGSWWGWARSSTAINGDPFRPGYMASGSGWASFSSFLYWSRSMELV, from the exons ATGCGAGAATCTAAg gcgctcaagctcgctttcaaggcgGCCGCAGTGGAGCAGCCCGCCAGCGCTGACACCCTCGTGCCCAAGGGGGCTGTGCCgtccaagaagaagcagctgttcactcaagacaaggcggagaccaataAAGTACCAGTCGACGAAGATggatcctctggcgccaccttcaccataggcgccaatctcaaACCTGAACAGGAAGAGGCCCTGGTGAAATTTTTGCACgcaaacaaggaggtgtttgcATGGGAATCTGATCAGCTAGCGGGG CAACACCAGAAAATCTGCCTCCACCCACTCCCTCCACCTCCTTCCTCCAGCCAGGGCAGCGCCCACACCCCACCCCGCCCCACCTCCCTCCCCCCGCGGCACCGCCCCACCTCGCTCCACCGCGCCGCACCACCACTATCCTCCCAGTGGCGCCGCCCcacctccctccaccgcgccgcaccaccaccaccctcCCTCGTGCCGTCGCTCCACCTCCCACCATCGTGCCGCACCACCGCCCCTCCCCCGTGTCGTTGCCCcacctcccaccaccacgccgtcgcctCACCTCCTACCACCGTGCCGCACCACCACCTCCCCTCTTGCATCGTCGCACCACTTCCCACCACcgcgccgcacccccccccccgcgccaccaccccacctcccaccaccacgccgcacCAGGAGCTACCTCCCCCGCGCCGCCCGCCCCGGCCACCGCGACGGATCCGAGCAGCCCCCGCCATCCCGCGCCCAACCGATGATGGATCCGAGCTCCTCCTCTACATGCCTCCTCCCAACCCCATGCTGTTCATCTCGATGTATCCCCCAGATCCGGTGAGTCCTCGCCCATTTAGGTGGTTGGGCTCCTGGTGGGGATGGGCCAGATCGAGCACGGCCATCAATGGCGACCCCTTCCGGCCTGGATACATGGCTAGCGGCAGTGGCTGGGCGAGCTTCTCCTCCTTCCTCTACTGGTCAAGATCCATG GAACTCGTTTGA